The genome window ACCATCACTTTGGCTCCCATAACAATAAACCTTTAGCTGAAAATTAACATGAAGTGTTTCCCGATAGTATGGTTGCCTTAGAACTTTTTACATTGTCAGAAATTACACTAACGCTATAATAAAAAATTCTCAACAATAGTTTACAACATAAAAGTCTTTAAGTATTTATATAAGTATAACCAGTTAAAAATTTCTCTAGTTTATTACTTTTAACTTTTATTATGAAGTCTTATTAATTCTATATTTTTACAAATCCAGTTCCTAATTTATTTATAATACTTCCTAATATTCAAAACAATTATTATCTGTACTACCACTATCAAATCAAAAATAACTGATTGATCAAAGTAATAAACTTAAATGAAATTAGGGTTACTATAGAAATTTTACTATCAACTATTATCATATCAGGCATTTTCTCTATTTAAGATTTGTTCAACTAATGCTTGAAATTTATGAATATCCAAAACTATATCTTCATCAAGAAGATGATTTAAAGTATCTTTTACAATACTACCCTCACCAACTAAATAATGATAGTTCAGGTCAACATGAGAGGCAATTGTCCAGTAGCACTGGTTAACATAATTTGGGCTAAATATTTCAACAACAGTTGAACCCGGTTTACAGAAAACAAGATTTGATAAACCAGCACCATGAACACCAATTATTAAATTTGTATTGTAAAACAATTTAACTTGTTCAGACACAGACATTGATTCCAATTCAATTACTTTTACTCCTAGATCTTGAAGAACTGGGCGTAATTCTTTAAAATTTGATATTTTCCTTTTTGATGCATTATTACGTGAAATGAATATTGGTTCTTGGCTATTGTTTTCGCTTTCAATCATCCATTCTTTAAAAAGATATCTTATCATGTTAACAACTCTTATAGATGCATTGCCAGACAACCCACTGAGTGAAGGAATCACCAAATTATCGCAAACATAGTAGTCGTGAACATCCAATTCAATTGTAGAAGTTTTTTCAATGCCTATATGATTGAGAGTTTCGTTTTGAAATGGCTGCTTCCTGCTATTGATAAACCATACCTTAATATCTTGTAGTTTAGATTTAGAATGCAAAACCCATCCTATTCTTGGAATAACATCAAACATCCAATGAAAATAATTATTACTCGCATCAGCTGCAGCAACCACAGTAGAAACATATTTAATATATATTGGCTTTTTGAATACTACTTGATGTAATAAACTATGATCATAAATATTTCTTCCTATTTCAACAGTCACATCCTTAATAATCTCATTCTTATTTGTTAAGACGGCTCCATTACGTCCAACAATTTTCACATCTTGTAGATTAGCAATAAAAACTTCTTCCGAATCATAAACTAACCCTGGAGCTCCTTTTTCAAATTTCCAATGAGAACAGAATAATGACTTAGCTGGCTTTCTCTTTATTGACTCTGAATTATATAGAATTAGATAATTAGTAAGGGAATTAAGCTTAGAAAGCTCTTCTTTGATACTAACAACTCCTCTTGCATTTATAATGAAGTCAAATTTGATAGGTGCTAAAATAGTCTTGATAAGTCGCTTAAAGTGGTGTTTCAGCAAGCTATAAATATACATAATCTTTTATATATTAGCAGTTTAGAGACGCAAAGCTTTTGACTAGGATAGATAATAATCTTTAAATATAATCAAGTAAAGACATATTGAAGCCGCATAAATTTGTTTTGCATCTTCTTTCCTGAAACAAACTATTTTAAATTAATTATTCAAAAGCTCTAGCATCTACAAGATTTGCTAAAGTTAATAGAGTGCTATTTATAAGAAAATTTCTATAAGCATATAGCTTATCTAAATATTCGTGCATATCAAAAGCAATCTATTTATTAAATACTCCAATCAACTAACTCTTTTACAACTCGCAATGGATTTCCAGCATAGATACATCTATTTATTGATAACTTTTGGTGTACAATACTACCAGCTGCTATTACACTTCCATAAGGAATTATAGATCCTTTCAATATTGTACATCTAGCTGAAATCCATACTTTATCTAAGATAACTATAGGTTTATCTTCATTAATCTTTTGATTTTCTTTTGTGATACTATGAAAATCAGTGTCCATTATAAGGCAATCCCAAGATATCAAGCAATCATCTCCGAAGGATACTTCTAAAAACGCGACAATACTACTTTCAGCAGTTAAGTTAAATCTATTACCGAATATAATAACTCCATTTTTACCAACTGAGATTCTAGCTCCGTGACCAATAAAAATTGATTTTTTAAATTTTATAAGTCCATTAACCTCCCAAATTGTACGAGATTTTTTTTTATCAAATATACCTACATTGCCAAAGCCAATCTTTATCATTCCAAAAGAAACATCACTAAGTAATTGAACTTGCCCTTTTAATGTATGTAGGTATACATTCGATGAAACTAGAACAGGAAGTTTAATAGCAATTTTAAATGGAAAATAATGAAAATTAAACCTTAAAGTATTTAGGTTTATGTACTTAAGCATTCGAATCATTTGCTTTAGCAACTATGAGTTGATAGGTTGTTAAATTTTGAAAGGAACATATCTTTTAGTTTTCTTAACTATTTAATAAAAGATCTTTCAGACTATAGTTCATTAAAATAGTAAACTTTCAGGAAGTATTTATTTAATATTAACTCCTAGTCCAGACCATTTTATTTGTTTTTGCATATTAGGTTGTTATATAAGTTAATATATAATTTACCTTTATATCTTATTAAGGTAATACTTCAGCATAGTTTTAAATTGCAGGAACGTCGACTTTCTTTTTCGGTTAGCCCACACACCTTTAACATAGTCTCTCTCAAAAAGCTTAATCTTATAATATTTTTTTGGATGTTTTAGTGGGAAGTTTAGCTTCTTAGCAGGTAAATTATTTGCAGGACTATTTACATCGACTGTATGGTTAGCATTTACTCCGAAACCAATATTAGTTACAAGGTTTCTTGAAGGCACTACAGACAGTTTTTCATTATCTATCTGCGCAAAGAGCCATTGATAATCCCAAGTATCAATGTCATTGTTTATAATTCTGTCAAATTGGAACCTAAGATACTGTACCCAGTCCCAATCAAAAGATTTAAATTGTTTAAACAACTTAAGGAACAAGTAAAGATTTTTATGCTTCATTTGCTTCCAATGTTTTAGCTCATAATCAACCAAATCTACACTTCTACGCCAAGTTGCCCAGCCCCACATGTTCATATAATTGGTAAAAAAGTAGC of Pontibacter deserti contains these proteins:
- a CDS encoding glycosyltransferase family 61 protein, producing the protein MLKHHFKRLIKTILAPIKFDFIINARGVVSIKEELSKLNSLTNYLILYNSESIKRKPAKSLFCSHWKFEKGAPGLVYDSEEVFIANLQDVKIVGRNGAVLTNKNEIIKDVTVEIGRNIYDHSLLHQVVFKKPIYIKYVSTVVAAADASNNYFHWMFDVIPRIGWVLHSKSKLQDIKVWFINSRKQPFQNETLNHIGIEKTSTIELDVHDYYVCDNLVIPSLSGLSGNASIRVVNMIRYLFKEWMIESENNSQEPIFISRNNASKRKISNFKELRPVLQDLGVKVIELESMSVSEQVKLFYNTNLIIGVHGAGLSNLVFCKPGSTVVEIFSPNYVNQCYWTIASHVDLNYHYLVGEGSIVKDTLNHLLDEDIVLDIHKFQALVEQILNRENA
- a CDS encoding acyltransferase, which translates into the protein MLKYINLNTLRFNFHYFPFKIAIKLPVLVSSNVYLHTLKGQVQLLSDVSFGMIKIGFGNVGIFDKKKSRTIWEVNGLIKFKKSIFIGHGARISVGKNGVIIFGNRFNLTAESSIVAFLEVSFGDDCLISWDCLIMDTDFHSITKENQKINEDKPIVILDKVWISARCTILKGSIIPYGSVIAAGSIVHQKLSINRCIYAGNPLRVVKELVDWSI
- a CDS encoding nucleotide-diphospho-sugar transferase — translated: MVNSPILFLAFNRPEETAVVFEAIRIASPQKLYIALDGPRESNCNDITNYALVKNIVSEVSWNCEVKYLIREKNLGCFRAVSSAIKWFFDQEEQGIILEDDCLPSQDFFIFCDEMLRKYKNDYNVISINGSNFGFDDDRKHSYFFTNYMNMWGWATWRRSVDLVDYELKHWKQMKHKNLYLFLKLFKQFKSFDWDWVQYLRFQFDRIINNDIDTWDYQWLFAQIDNEKLSVVPSRNLVTNIGFGVNANHTVDVNSPANNLPAKKLNFPLKHPKKYYKIKLFERDYVKGVWANRKRKSTFLQFKTMLKYYLNKI